Genomic DNA from Nitratidesulfovibrio vulgaris str. Hildenborough:
CCGACGCCGCCCTTCTGGTTGGCTATGGCGATGACCTTTGCACCCATCAGCAGACACTCTCCTCCGGCACACGTTGCACGCTCCGTTCCCTCATGGCCTAGGCCAGCTTCCTGTAGATGATGGCCCCGGTGTGATGCTCGGGCTTGAAGGCGCGGCTGATGTTGTGCAGCGACTCCGAATGGCCGATGAGCAGATAGCCCCCCGGCAGCAGGTTGTCGTAGAACGAACCTATCACCTGCTTCTTCATCTCATCGTCGAAGTAGATGATGACGTTGCGGCAGAAGACGATCTGCGACCGCTCGACCCGCTTGAGCTGCGTTCTGTCGCTGAGGTTGATCTGTCCGAACTGCACCAGCTGCTGCACCTTGGGGTCGATACGGTACTGCGTACCTTCCTTGATGAAGTAGCGGCTGATGATATCCGGCGGCGTAGTACGCAGCGCGTAGTCCGAGTACATCCCCTTTCGCGCCGAGGCGAGCACCGCTTCCGAGAGGTCGTTGGCCGTGATGCGGATATCCCAGCTTGCGATTTCGGAACGCAGCACCTCATGCAGGATGATGCCCAGCGTATAGGGCTCTTCACCCGTCGAGCACCCGGCTGACCAGATGCGCAGGCGCTTCTGCCCTTTGGCGCGCAACTCGGCGATCACCGCGCCCAGCACCTTCTCCTGAAAGACCTGCAGCTGTGGCGGGTTACGATAGAAACTCGTCTCGTTGGTGGTGACCACCTCGAAGAGCTTGTTCAGTTCCGTACGTTTGTTGGCGTCATAGCGCAGGTACTGGTAGTACTCGCCGAAGCTCTTCAGGTTGAGATCCTTCAACCTGTTGGAGAGCCTGTTCTCAACGAGGTACTTGCGGTTCTCGGCGATATAGATGCCGCATTGCTGGTAGATGAAGTCGCGCAGCTGAACGAACTCCTCATCGGAGATCTTCAGTTCCGTCCTCAACGTGATGGATTTGGCAAACAGTGACATCACTCACCCTCGCTGTCTTGTTCGCCCAGACGAGCGACAGCATCTTCGGCAGCCTGCTGGATCTCGGGGTCTTCATGCTCCATGAGCGCGAGAAGTGCCCGGAACGCCATGTTGCCGCCAATGGAACCAAGGGCTTCGATGATCTTGAGCAACACGAGGTTGCCTGCGCCATCCACCCGTTCGATGAGCGGCGTCACGCATTCCTTCCGCCCCAGACGACCGAGGGCTTCGATGGCACGCACCCGGACCCAGTCATCCTCGTCATCCAGCGCCTCCAGCAGGTGGCCGATGACCGATTCCTCAGGGCACGCCCCGAAAAGGTCGACGAGGGCGAGCCGCACTTCACGTACGGGGTCGTGCATGAGCGGCACGACGAGTTCCAGATGCTCGGGCGTGATGGGACACGTTCCGGCAAGAGCCTCAAGCGCCACCTTGCGCACGTCAGGCACATCATCCACCAGCGCCTCACGCAGCACGTCGAGGTTGCCGTCGACGTCAAGCCGCCCCATGGCATAGGTCGCCATCATGCGCTGCAACGGGTCTCCGGAATGGAAACGCTCCCTGAAGCTCGCGCAGAGTGAGACATCCTGTAGCGCGATGCAGGCTTCGAGCGCGGCCTCTTTGACATCGTCGTAGGGATGGTCGAGCAGGGCGAGCATGCGTTCGCCCACGCCCGCTGGCCTCGCGCGGTGTCCGAGGAAGTGCAGTGCGGCCTTGATGACATGGGCGTCTTCGGCCCGTTCGAGCAGGTCGAGGAAGAAGTCCACGTCCTCAAGGCTTGCGATGCGCGCCAGTTGCGTGGCGATGGCCCGCTGCGCGTCGCGCCCCTTGTCCCAGAATATCCGTTTCAGGGCCGGGACGATCTCGGCGGGATTCATATCCGCAGCCGCTTCAACCACCATGAGGATGGTGGATTCGTTCTCGTCGCTGAGGGCCTCTTCCACCGCTTCGTTGAACCCGATGCCACCGATGCAGCGAATGGCGGCTTCGAGGCGCTCATGGTCACGGTCGGGGTCGAGTCGTGCCGCAAGCCGCAGCACGGCCACGGTCGCCTCTGCCTGCCCGAGGCTGGCAAGCCCGACCATGGCGGCGTCCTGCACTTCCTCGTCTTCGTCATCAAGTGCGGCAAGCAGGTAGGCGCCAAGACGCTGCTGTTCCCTTTCGCCCAGAAGCGAGAGCGACTTCTTGCCGAGGATGGAGACGATGGCCCGCACGATCTTGTTCCGCAGCGGCGTCGGTGACTTCTCGATACGCTTGAGCAGAAGCGGCACGGCCTTGAGGTTGCCCATCTCGCCGAGCGCGTCGACGATCATGGACGCCACGAGGTCGGATGTGGTGTCGAGGGCCTTCACGAGGGCGTTGACCGAAGATTCTGCGCGAATCTTGATGAGGGCCTCGATGACGGAGAACTGCACCCATTCCTCGTCCTGCATGGCCTTGTTGAGGCAGTCGGCCGCCTCGGGGAAGGCCAGCGTGCCAAGGCTCACCGCCGCCTGATAGCGTACGTTCACCTCGGGGTCGCGCAGGAGCGCCTCGCACAGTGCGGGCACGGCGAGGATACTGCCGGAGGTGCCGAGGATGTCAGAGGCGAAGATGCGGATGTCCGGGTCTTCGTCATGAAGCAATTGCTTGAGCGCATCGAACTCGTCACGCCCGATGTCACGCAGGATATCCATGGATATGTTGCGGATGGGCGCATCGTCCGAGCGCAGAAGGGGTATGACCCCCGCCACGGCAGCCGCGCCGCCGATCTTGCGAAGGGCGTTGTCCACAGCTTCTTGCACCCCGATGTTCTGACTTTGCAAATGG
This window encodes:
- a CDS encoding CheR family methyltransferase, which gives rise to MSLFAKSITLRTELKISDEEFVQLRDFIYQQCGIYIAENRKYLVENRLSNRLKDLNLKSFGEYYQYLRYDANKRTELNKLFEVVTTNETSFYRNPPQLQVFQEKVLGAVIAELRAKGQKRLRIWSAGCSTGEEPYTLGIILHEVLRSEIASWDIRITANDLSEAVLASARKGMYSDYALRTTPPDIISRYFIKEGTQYRIDPKVQQLVQFGQINLSDRTQLKRVERSQIVFCRNVIIYFDDEMKKQVIGSFYDNLLPGGYLLIGHSESLHNISRAFKPEHHTGAIIYRKLA
- a CDS encoding HEAT repeat domain-containing protein, with the translated sequence MSEEQHILEVLQSDDAEQVREAAYSAGELRLEAAVPHLVRHLQSQNIGVQEAVDNALRKIGGAAAVAGVIPLLRSDDAPIRNISMDILRDIGRDEFDALKQLLHDEDPDIRIFASDILGTSGSILAVPALCEALLRDPEVNVRYQAAVSLGTLAFPEAADCLNKAMQDEEWVQFSVIEALIKIRAESSVNALVKALDTTSDLVASMIVDALGEMGNLKAVPLLLKRIEKSPTPLRNKIVRAIVSILGKKSLSLLGEREQQRLGAYLLAALDDEDEEVQDAAMVGLASLGQAEATVAVLRLAARLDPDRDHERLEAAIRCIGGIGFNEAVEEALSDENESTILMVVEAAADMNPAEIVPALKRIFWDKGRDAQRAIATQLARIASLEDVDFFLDLLERAEDAHVIKAALHFLGHRARPAGVGERMLALLDHPYDDVKEAALEACIALQDVSLCASFRERFHSGDPLQRMMATYAMGRLDVDGNLDVLREALVDDVPDVRKVALEALAGTCPITPEHLELVVPLMHDPVREVRLALVDLFGACPEESVIGHLLEALDDEDDWVRVRAIEALGRLGRKECVTPLIERVDGAGNLVLLKIIEALGSIGGNMAFRALLALMEHEDPEIQQAAEDAVARLGEQDSEGE